The sequence gagatagggaggaggagaatgagaagaaggaggaagagagagggagagggagagagatagggaggaggagaaggaggagaaggaggaagagaggagagagagagagggaggaggagaaggaggagaaggaggaagagaggagggagagagatagggagggggagaaggaggagaaggaggaagagaggagagagagagagggaggaggagaaggaggagaaggaggaagagaggagggagagagatagggaggaggagaaggaggagaaggaggaagagaggaggagagagagagagggaggaggagaaggaggaagagaggagggagagagatagggaggaggagaaggaggagaaggaggaagagaggaggagagagaaaggggaggaggagaaggaggagaaggaggaagagaggagagagagagggggaggaggagaaagaggagaaggaggaagagaggaggagagagatagggaggaggagaaggagaaggaggaagagaggagagagagagagggaggaggagaaggaggagaaggaggaagagaggaggagagagagatagggaggaggagaaggaggagaaggaggaagagaggagagagagagagagggaggaggagaaggaggagaaggaggaagagaggaggagagagagagagggaggaggagaaggaggagaaggaggaagagaggaggagagagatagagggagaaggagaaggaggagagaaggagagggaggaggagaaggaggaatagaaaagacaggagggagagagagagagatagggaggaggagaaggaggaggaggaggaagagaggagggagatatgtgttatttattatattatttgcAAACTTTGCAGTGAAATGAGCAGCAGAGGTACAGGACCCTCACCGGACCGCAGAGCACATTCCCTCGTTAGACGATTctagacggatcatttctttgtcagcgGGCAAAAATACAAAATCagcaaatacttttttccctgtCGCTGACGTTTACTTTTACTGCAATTTTTTGCCGCTACTTTCACCACTTTTAGCCTTGAAATCGTTGGTTGTTTTATAGCCTCACATGTGAAACCACTACTTTACTccctctgtttagcacatggcctcacatgtgaatccactaccgtactcactctgtttagcacatggcctcacatgtgaatccactaccttactcactctgtttagcacatggcctcacatgtgaatcctctactttactcactctgtttagcacatggcctcacatgtgaatccactaccgtactcactctgtttagcacatggcctcacatttGAATCcactaccttactcactctgtttagcacatggcctcacatgtgaatccactaccgtactcactctgtctagcacatggcctcacatttGAAtccactaccgtactcactctgtttagcacatggcctcacatgtgaatccactaccgtactcactctgtctagcacatggcctcacatgtgaatcctctactttactccctctgtttagcacatggcctcacatgtgaatcctctACTTTACTCACTCTGtctagcacatggcctcacatgtgaatccactaccttactcactctgtttagcacatggcctcacatgtgaatccacTACCTTACTccctctgtttagcacatggcctcacatgtgaatcctctactttactcactctgtttagcacatggcctcacatgtgaatcctctACTTTACTCACTCTGtctagcacatggcctcacatgtgaatcctctactttactccctctgtttagcacatggcctcacatgtgaatcctctactttactccctctgtttagcacatggcctcacatgtgaatcctctactttactccctctgtttagcacatggcctcacatgtgaatccacTACTTTACTCCCTCTGtctagcacatggcctcacatgtgaatcctctACTTTACTCACTCTGtctagcacatggcctcacatgtgaatcctctACTTTACTCACTCTGtctagcacatggcctcacatgtgaatcctctACTTTACTCACTCTGtctagcacatggcctcacatatGAATCCTCTACTTTACTccctctgtttagcacatggcctcacatgtgaatccactactttactcactctgtttagcacatggcctcacatgtgaatctttaaagagatgggtgagaataaggcttaagagggtgtgaacgactCATGGTAATGTAGGAGATAATATCTAGAGGTGAGGTGAGTACAGTAATAGTATTGTAGTGAATTTGGTAGGTGGAATCCAACCCGGATCCAGCAACTGTCAAGCGAACACCTTAACCGTTAAGCCAAGAGGTCCGTACCTCTTTACGCGGTCGTTGGGTGTTGGGTTAAGGTTgctatagtataatagtagtactatCGCAGTAACCGTAGTAGACTGGTAGTActctagtagtactgtagtagagaCTAGGAGGACTGTAGTAGAGTATTGTAGTACTGTAGCAGTACTGTAGCAGAAACTAGTAGTACTGTACTAGTACTGTAGTTGAGACTAGTAGTACCGTAGTTGAgactagtagtactgtagtagcatTGTAGTAGAGACTGGTAGTACTGTAGCAGTACTGTAGTAGAGACTAGTAGTACTGTAGTTGAgactagtagtactgtagtagtattgtagtagtgactagtagtactgtagtagtactgtagcagtaacagtagtagagattagtagtactgtagtagtactgtagtagtgactagtagtactgtagtagtactgtagttgaGACTAGTAGTACTGTATTTGAgactagtagtactgtagtagtactgtagtagtgactagtagtactgtagtagtactgtagttgaGACTAgtcgtactgtagtagtagtagtagtactgtagtagtactgtagtagtactgtagttgagactagtagtactgtagttgagactagtagtactgtagtagaacTGTAGTAGTgactagtagtactgtagtagtgactagtagtactgtagtagtgactagtagtactgtagcagtacTGTAGTTGAGACTAGTACTGTAGTTGAGACTGtttgtgtccaaacctttgactggaaCTGTAAATATagaccagtcaaacgtttggaaacCCTTTGTGTTTTTAGCTAAACAGATGGGGATCAAACCAGgctctgccctgaatgacgggtcgctaCAGATTGTGTAGAACATTGACAACCTGTCCTGAAGAATAGTCATTGGAGATGCGTGAAGTTTTTATGAATACGTTTCAGTGAATGTCGCCATCTTGTGGTGAAAAAGTATGTAGTTTAAGTTATCTGAGCCACGTTCTGTAGGAGAAAGTTGTCAAACGTAACAGATTGAAGCGCCCTGAACAGAGTCAGGAACGGTTGTTTTACAAAGCATATTTCAACGTGAACGTTGGCCGGCGTCGTGTCCTGCTGAACCTCTGGTAAAAAAAAAGGGCAAGCAGTCAAGAATGAAAGGGTCACGTCATTGTTTTTCAAGCATTATTTAAACATATGCTACAGCCACCACGGTCAGATATTTTCATGTAAACTCTCATATGAAACAAAAGAAATTAAAATTACCCTAACCCCTTTTGACCCTAACCCCTATTCTGAGACCctaactgaccctaacccctattctgaccctaaccctaatataACCCCTATTCCGACTCAAACCTAAACCTTATTCTGACCCTAACCACTATTCTGACCATAACCTCTATTCTAACCTAATCCCTATTCTAACCTAATCCCTATTCTGACTCGAACCCATATTCTGACTCTAACCTCTattctgaccctaacccatattATGACTCTAACCCCTATTctgaccctaacctaacccctaatctTAACCTAACCCCTATTCTGACCATAACCCCTattctgaccctaacccctaatcttaacctaacccctaatcTGACCCTAATCCCTattctgaccctaacccctattcTGACCCtaaatggttatgggtctgaatggttatgggtctgaattaataactgctatagtctaccaccatctgaatggttatgggtctgaattaataactgctatggtccaccacccaagcACGTTCACTCTTCTTTCAAACTACCCAACATTCAGCAAAGTAGTCTATTGGCATAAAATGTTTAAATATCTCCAACAAGCTATTCTAGCTTTTCCCGCATGGGACCCCAAGAGCAAAGAAGTGttgccagagagacagaggatataaGTTAGAAGGTTATTATTATGCATTACCCATCATTAATTAGCTAAATATAAGGCTTATACTGCGTTGACTCTATTACCTGAAAGAGGAAGCCTATGAAATCTAGAAGAAGAGTATCAATTCTGGATGCAAttgaatggagttggagagagagactgcgcGTGCTTTAAAACACTGATATAAACCCTGTTAAAAGCCATGCTAGCAGACATTAGCTTCTGCTGTTTAAATTCCAAATATGTGTAGTTCTGCGAGGGGGACTTTGTCGTACATATCCAGCAGCACAGTTTTAAATGACCTGGTACGATACAGAGTGTAGTGCATCGGGCACTATAGAGTGGAATGTAAAGCCAGCAGCAGGCTGGAACTCCACAGAACTAGACACATTTTGTTAGTAGAGACCCTACTTAGAATTTACCAACCCACTTTAGCTGACTCCGGTAGAACAGGTCTCTCTACAGCCCAATATACCAGAGTCAACATTGCCTATAGGGTAATTGGAAAACTGCTCCAACTAATTTTCCAACCACTTAGCAATTTAGCTAACCCTTTTCCCTAAATCAAACAGTCACacgcaccgaatacaacaagtgcagaccttaccttgaaatgcttacttacaaacccttaaagAACAAGTCAGTCAATCAGATGCCTTCCCTCTCACAAAGATTGCATCATCCCCTTCATTatctggagactcatatctccctctaactgtaagcaccagctgtcagagcagctcacagatcactgcacctgtacatagcccatctgtaaatagcccagccaactacctcatccccatacagttatttatttttactcctttgcaccccagtatctctacttgcacatttatCACTCGTGTTTAATTGCTCAATTGTAAGTGTTTCACCACTAcagcctatgtattgccttacctcgtttgcggggcggcaggtagccaagtggttagagagttggacttgtaaccgaaaggttgcaagatcaaatcccccgaactgacaagttaaaaatctgtcgttctgcccctgaacaaagcagttgaCCTAGGAATAGTAGgtggtcattgaaaataagattttttgttcttaactgacttgcctagtaaaaaaaacaaaaacattttctattgtgttattgactgtaggtttgtttattccatgtgtaactttgttgtttgtcactgctttgcttcatgttggccagttgtaaatgagaacttgttcaactagcctacctggttaaagaaaaCGTGTATAAAAATAGAGGAAGACGATTAAACGTTAAAAAGCCTGAGTAGATCGAGCGGCAGCGAGTATTACCACTCAGATCATTGGAAATGAGCAACAACCGTGACCTCACAGCTTGTCAGCCGTTGCCTTAGCGACAACCGTGACCTCACAGCTTGTCAGCCGTTGCCTTAGCGACAACCGTGACCTCACAGCTTGTCAGCCGTTGCCTTAGCGACAACCGTGACCTCACAGCTTGTCAGCCGTTGCCTTAGCGACAACCGTGACCTCACAGCTTGTCAGCCGTTGCCTTAGCAACAACCGTGACCTCACAGCTCATCTATCATCCGTCACCTTAGCGACATGGAAGCCCTGTTCGTTTGAACAACATCTCAATGCGtacatgtaggctacatttgattTACCTGGACTATACACAACAAACATTTCAGTAGCAGTGTTTGGTATGATTTTAATTCATTCTACACCAGGTATGTGGTTCTGTACACAAAATAGACATTATATGGAGAAAAAAACATGTTACAAAAACACCAGaaaggaaaaaaaataaaaatagtgttCACTTGGTAGAAAACTACTTGACTAATACTCATCTGAGGAAACCCGCATTTAAAGCTTGTGTTTCCCGCGGTTACAACAGTGATATAGGAGGAAGTGCCCATTATCCTTCAGATAAatgtggtgtgtgttcctgtcagTCTCAGAACTCCTTGAGAGTGTCGCCTCCCTGAGGGTTTTCCAGCCAGTGTGGGGGCCAGGTAGCTTTAACACTGGGTCTGTCCTTCACCATATCGTAGTATGCTCCCAGTCTGGGGTACCGCTCCGTAGACAGCCTGGGGGGGGAATACATTATTCATCCAGCCATCTTTGCCTGTGGCAGGAACATATTGATCCATCTGACATCCCATTGACACACGGTCAAACGCTTACCCAAAGCGGAAGGCGTAGGCAATCACAGGGAAGACAATAACATCAGCCAATGAGAAGGCTTTTCCTGACAGGTAAGAACCCACCTCCACCTGGAAACAAGCACATTTATTAAGCCTCGTTCACACTGGCAGTTCGATGTGACTCAAAACCCTGTTTTTAacatattaaaaaatatatatatttaaaaattattttacttttagactGAATAGCCAAAACACACATCAAAGCAGATATTTCAAGACACAAATCTGATTCCCGGCCATGGGACTCGGAATATCAAAGCCACTTGGGGACAAATACTGTTACTAGGCAGATGTTGCTACTCTGTTGACAAGAACGTGTGGTTTAACAAGTAGCTTGTTAAATTGTTTACGAACAAATAAGTGCTAGCCAGCCGACCCCCCCCGTAGCCAGCCGACCCCCCCGTAGCCAGCCGACCCCCGTAGCCAGCCGACCCCCCCGTAGCCAGCCGACCCCCCGTAGCCAGCCGACCCCCCGTAGCCAGCCGACACCCCCCGTAGCCAGCCGACCCCCCGTAGCCAGCCGACCCCCGTAGCCAGCCGACCCCCCGTAGCCAGCCGACCCCCCGTAGCCAGCCGACCCCCCGTAGCCAGCCGACAGTCGGATCATCTGATTCGTTGAAGCTCTAAAGCGTTTCTTTCTTACGCCACGATTCTGAACATTCAAAACAAACTGGGGAAACGTCCAGGACAGGCGTCACCTTAAGCTTGTTACATAAGTTCTAAGTGACAGGAAACACAGGCAGCCTACGGTTCAGACACACCCGTTGTCGCCATGACAACTAGCGTAGCCGTGGCAGCACAATTGTCTGAACATCCGATTTGTGTCTCGTGAAGATTTctgtttggacagtcagtattCCAGAATGGATTTGGGGGGGGGGAAACCAAAAAGATTCTCGCAttacagcggagtcaatcaccaccttccggagacacctgaaaccccacctctttaaggaatacctaggataggataagtaatccttctcacccccccccccccttttaagatttagatgcactattgtaaagtggctgttccactggatctcataaggtgaatgcaccaatttgtaagtcgctctggataagagcgtctgctaaatgacttaaatgtaaatgtaaagcttTAGTTTACCAACAATTGGCGagggtgtgtgtgcgcacgtgtaaAATGtttgctagtgtgtgtgtgtgtgtgtgtgtgtgtgtacacaccttCTGAAAGTATCCCTCCCACAGTTTGATTTCAGTGGCCAGGTTCTCCTTGTTCCTCTTGATAGCGgagtcatgtctctctccctcggggACACGGTAGTTGTAGTAGATGACGTTACCTGGGAGACAAACGTccaaaaacaaagacataatagaTATCATCATATGGCCCCTCAAGTTTCAAGAACCATGAGGGGGGAAACACAGCTACGCTAGTTGTCATGGTAACAACGGGTGTGTCTGAACGGTgggatgagagaggcctgtatcaGAGAATATTATAAGTGAATCACAGATGAAAGACATCGTTGTCCACTTCACATGTCCTTTTAAAATGTGGTCCAGGCCAACCCTCCACGCTGAGCATGAAATCAAGGCCCGTAAATCCCCCTCCCTCTGGGCCCCTGGTCTACACTAGAGCACGACACAGGGAAGCAGCCGGCATGCCATTGGACAGATCACACAATGTCACCTGGGTTTGACGACTCTGTGGTAACACACGTTGGAGGTTTATCTATTTTATCTGTTGCTGACTGTGTAGATTTAAGAAATGTTTAAAGAGCTTTTGCGTCCCCAAATGGAATCccattccctgtatagtacactactttagaccagggccctatatagtacactactttagaccagggc is a genomic window of Oncorhynchus keta strain PuntledgeMale-10-30-2019 chromosome 19, Oket_V2, whole genome shotgun sequence containing:
- the gstr gene encoding glutathione S-transferase rho isoform X1, which produces MYLEVRSGSLTSFTNRETYAACMYLEVRSGSLTSFTNRETYAACMYLEVRSGSLTSFTNRETYAACMYLESRFRSQGPQLIPEGQLEQALMYQRMFEVLNLSDKLSNVIYYNYRVPEGERHDSAIKRNKENLATEIKLWEGYFQKVEVGSYLSGKAFSLADVIVFPVIAYAFRFGLSTERYPRLGAYYDMVKDRPSVKATWPPHWLENPQGGDTLKEF
- the gstr gene encoding glutathione S-transferase rho isoform X3 translates to MAKDMTLLWGSGSPPCWRVMIALEEKQLQGYNQKLLSFEKAEHKSKEVLDINPRGQLPAFKHGDNILNESYAACMYLESRFRSQGPQLIPEGQLEQALMYQRMFEVLNLSDKLSNVIYYNYRVPEGERHDSAIKRNKENLATEIKLWEGYFQKVEVGSYLSGKAFSLADVIVFPVIAYAFRFGLSTERYPRLGAYYDMVKDRPSVKATWPPHWLENPQGGDTLKEF
- the gstr gene encoding glutathione S-transferase rho isoform X5, yielding MYLEVRSGSLTSFTNRETYAACMYLEVRSGSLTSFTNRETYAACMYLESRFRSQGPQLIPEGQLEQALMYQRMFEVLNLSDKLSNVIYYNYRVPEGERHDSAIKRNKENLATEIKLWEGYFQKVEVGSYLSGKAFSLADVIVFPVIAYAFRFGLSTERYPRLGAYYDMVKDRPSVKATWPPHWLENPQGGDTLKEF